Proteins found in one Aspergillus puulaauensis MK2 DNA, chromosome 8, nearly complete sequence genomic segment:
- a CDS encoding uncharacterized protein (COG:I;~EggNog:ENOG410PK7T;~InterPro:IPR001753,IPR029045,IPR014748;~PFAM:PF00378,PF16113;~go_function: GO:0003824 - catalytic activity [Evidence IEA]) has product MEIPNSYEGLALDHIKISHHPPNAPNATAVVVVTLNRPEKFNAFTPSMADSLTRAFQMFHHDSRVRAVVLTGAGKMFCAGSDLSVGFGDGKGRAADFRDIGGKVTLAMHRCAKPTIVALQGSAVGVGMTMTLPAAIRICHEKSKYGFVFTRRGLTVESCASYFLPRLVGFSRAMHLITTGKVFPPSAQHFGDLFTEVLPEQGQVLPRAVELAVEMADNVSPLASSMSRALLWECPRSPEESHLLESRVFHHMINQSDYKEGVQSFLDKRNPVFAPHPGEVDSAMYPWWSETSTAVKQTVKQDKGSKL; this is encoded by the exons ATGGAGATTCCAAACTCGTATGAAGGTCTCGCCCTGGACCATATTAAAATCTCTCATCACCCTCCCAACGCCCCAAATGCGACCGCGGTAGTGGTGGTGACCCTGAACCGCCCAGAGAAATTCAATGCCTTTACACCGTCCATGGCGGATAGCCTCACACGGGCATTCCAGATGTTTCATCATGACAGCCGTGTTAGGGCAGTTGTACTGACTGGGGCTGGGAAGATGTTCTGCGCCGGGTCCGATCTGTCCGTGGGCTTCGGAGACGGCAAAGGCAGGGCGGCGGACTTTAGAGACAT TGGTGGAAAAGTGACACTGGCGATGCATCGGTGTGCAAAGCCTACCATCGTTGCCCTCCAGGGGTCTGCTGTGGGCGTCGGCATGACAATGACCCTGCCAGCTGCCATCCG TATCTGCCATGAAAAGAGTAAATATGGCTTTGTCTTCACACGCCGCGGTCTGACAGTCGAGTCGTGTGCTTCGTATTTCCTCCCTCGTCTTGTCGGCTTCTCGCGCGCAATGCATTTGATCACGACAGGGAAAGTATTCCCACCCTCTGCGCAGCATTTCGGTGATCTCTTCACAGAGGTTCTTCCAGAGCAGGGCCAGGTTCTACCTCGTGCTGTTGAACTCGCAGTGGAGATGGCGGACAATGTTAGTCCTCTGGCGTCGTCAATGAGCCGGGCATTGCTGTGGGAATGTCCACGGTCACCGGAGGAGTCTCATCTTCTTGAATCTCGGGTATTCCATCATATGATCAATCAGAG CGATTATAAAGAGGGCGTCCAGTCGTTCCTGGACAAGCGGAACCCTGTATTTGCACCGCATCCCGGGGAGGTTGACTCTGCAATGTATCCCTGGTGGTCAGAGACGAGCACTGCTGTAAAACAGACTGTAAAGCAGGACAAGGGTTCTAAGCTATGA
- a CDS encoding chitin deacetylase (CAZy:CE4;~COG:G;~EggNog:ENOG410PP58;~InterPro:IPR002509,IPR011330;~PFAM:PF01522;~SECRETED:SignalP(1-18);~go_function: GO:0003824 - catalytic activity [Evidence IEA];~go_function: GO:0016810 - hydrolase activity, acting on carbon-nitrogen (but not peptide) bonds [Evidence IEA];~go_process: GO:0005975 - carbohydrate metabolic process [Evidence IEA]): MHSSVTFVLAALASTAFSSPLKTRDVPTGQVITECIQPGTIALTFDDGPSEYTSELLDLLAAYDAQATFFVLGSAASESASLLQRMQSESHQIGSHTYDHPSLIGLSDAQIEDQMNRLDDVLEQSIEERPTYMRPPYFDTDGHVLEVLGRLGYKVITASIDTKDYENNDESQIEVSFDKFVTELDAGGSIVLSHDIHYWTVYKLAEEMLQEAESRGLRAVTVGECLGDPLDEWYR, translated from the exons ATGCATTCCTCGGTGACTTTCGTTCTGGCAGCTCTTGCCTCCACTGCGTTCTCCTCTCCCCTCAAGACCAGAGATGTGCCGACAGGCCAGGTCATCACTGAGTGCATTCAGCCAGGGACGATAGCCTTGACCTTTGACGACGGCCCATCCGAATACACCAGTGAGCTGCTTGATCTCCTTGCGGCTTACGACGCTCAAGCcaccttcttcgtcctcggcaGCGCCGCAAGTGAGAGTGCTagtctcctccagcgcaTGCAAAGCGAAAGCCACCAGATCGGATCGCACAC TTACGACCACCCCAGCCTCATCGGTTTGAGCGATGCGCAAATTGAAGATCAGATGAACCGGCTTGACGACGTTCTCGAGCAGTCCATCGAGGAAAGGCCAACCTACATGCGCCCGCCATATTTCGACACCGACGGCCATGTACTCGAGGTATTGGGCCGTCTCGGCTACAAGGTGATCACGGCGAGTATTGACACCAAGGACTACGAGAACAACGACGAGAGCCAGATCGAGGTCAGCTTCGACAAGTTCGTCACCGAGCTGGATGCAGGCGGGAGCATTGTGCTGTCGCACGACATCCACTACTGGACAGTCTACAAACTCGCGGAGGAGATGCTGCAGGAGGCTGAAAGCCGGGGGCTTAGAG CTGTCACGGTTGGAGAGTGCCTTGGAGACCCCTTGGACGAATGGTATAGGTAG